Below is a window of Paraburkholderia kururiensis DNA.
CACCGGTCTGCTGGATCACATCCAGGTCGACTATTACGGCTCGCCGGTTCCCATTTCCCAGGTCGCCAACCTCACGCTCGTGGATGCCCGCACGATCGGCGTCCAGCCGTGGGAAAAGAAGATGGTGCCGGTGGTCGAGAAGGCGATCCGCGAATCGGACCTCGGTCTGAATCCGGCCACGCAGGGCGACCTGATCCGCGTGCCGATGCCGGCGCTCACGGAAGAACGCCGCCGCGAACTCACCAAGGTCGTGAAGAGCGAAGGCGAAACGGCGAAGGTCGCCGTGCGTAATCTGCGCCGCGATGCCAACGAGCAACTGAAGAAGCTCGTCAAGGACAAGGAAATTTCGGAAGACGACGAGCGCCGTGCCGGCGACGACATCCAGAAGCTCACGGACCGCTTCGTCGCCGAGATCGACAAGATGGTGCAGACCAAAGAAGCGGAAATCATGACGGTCTGAAGCCGTCGGGCTTTCTTTGCGTCAGTGTTTTCCGTTCCCCAAGCA
It encodes the following:
- the frr gene encoding ribosome recycling factor — translated: MAVADIKKGAEQKMQRSIDAFKNDLSKIRTGRAHTGLLDHIQVDYYGSPVPISQVANLTLVDARTIGVQPWEKKMVPVVEKAIRESDLGLNPATQGDLIRVPMPALTEERRRELTKVVKSEGETAKVAVRNLRRDANEQLKKLVKDKEISEDDERRAGDDIQKLTDRFVAEIDKMVQTKEAEIMTV